A genomic region of Alicyclobacillus sp. SO9 contains the following coding sequences:
- a CDS encoding ABC transporter permease → MSSPMTESGHAIKVVGTDVEKVKIGMTENQRRRVLAVVSPIILLVIWQFLSQFHLIDTRFFPTPTSIIAKGISDIQTGQLQHDLVVSLYRIFWGFIGGAVPGVIIGVSMGLFPIVRAIFDPVVSATYPIPKLALLPLIMLIFGLGNLEKIMIILLGVVFPVLINSAAGVLNLEKAYMDVAKNFGASRWNYYKTVAIPGSLPMIFTGLKLGSGMALLLIVAAEMEGSTAGIGYRIWTSYDVFDIRDMFVYFILMSLLGYIFSIILDEIEARVVPWKQK, encoded by the coding sequence TTGAGTTCTCCAATGACGGAGTCTGGACACGCAATTAAAGTGGTAGGAACGGACGTTGAAAAGGTGAAAATCGGCATGACGGAAAACCAAAGGCGCCGAGTTCTCGCTGTTGTCTCTCCTATCATCTTGCTGGTTATCTGGCAGTTCCTGTCTCAATTTCACCTGATTGATACGAGGTTCTTCCCAACACCAACGTCCATTATTGCAAAAGGTATTAGTGACATTCAGACGGGGCAGTTGCAGCATGACTTGGTTGTGAGTTTGTACCGCATTTTCTGGGGATTTATTGGGGGGGCTGTACCGGGCGTGATTATAGGTGTGTCAATGGGCTTGTTTCCCATCGTCCGTGCCATTTTCGATCCCGTTGTCTCTGCCACTTATCCCATCCCCAAGTTGGCTCTGTTGCCACTCATCATGTTGATCTTTGGATTGGGTAATCTGGAGAAAATCATGATTATTCTTTTGGGTGTTGTATTTCCAGTGCTCATTAACTCTGCAGCAGGTGTCTTAAATTTGGAGAAAGCGTACATGGACGTTGCAAAGAACTTTGGAGCCTCACGTTGGAACTACTACAAAACAGTTGCTATACCCGGTTCTCTGCCGATGATCTTTACAGGACTCAAGCTTGGCTCCGGGATGGCGCTGCTCTTGATTGTTGCGGCTGAAATGGAAGGGTCCACGGCTGGCATTGGCTACCGCATATGGACTTCGTATGATGTCTTTGATATTCGAGACATGTTTGTCTACTTCATTTTGATGTCGCTCCTTGGCTATATTTTCAGCATTATTTTGGATGAAATTGAAGCCCGTGTTGTGCCGTGGAAACAAAAATAA
- a CDS encoding GntR family transcriptional regulator: protein MKNVLISSESIGEQVRMILRQRILDGTYRSGEKLVEKDISIELGVSRTPIRDAMIRLETEGLIKNITHKGPIVSVISPQEFFEIFDLRFALEPMAVELATRNASREVIDKLADLAEKMELALEQGDDTAVSGYNIAFHCAVYEAANRKRLLEMLSSLLDSIQLFAQEGYKAFGRSAQAMKEHRLLVDAIRRQDVEAAISVAKKHIEGAKTAYLKLYPTEGQE from the coding sequence ATGAAAAACGTATTAATCTCTTCAGAATCCATCGGGGAACAGGTGCGTATGATTCTTCGTCAGCGAATCCTGGATGGTACATATCGTTCCGGTGAAAAGTTGGTTGAAAAAGACATCTCAATAGAACTCGGTGTTAGCAGAACACCAATCCGAGACGCAATGATTCGATTGGAGACCGAAGGGCTCATTAAGAACATCACTCACAAGGGGCCTATTGTAAGCGTCATCAGCCCCCAGGAGTTTTTTGAAATCTTTGATTTACGCTTCGCCCTTGAACCAATGGCAGTCGAACTTGCCACTCGCAATGCGTCACGGGAAGTCATTGATAAGCTTGCAGACCTGGCGGAGAAAATGGAACTTGCGCTGGAACAAGGAGACGATACGGCGGTGTCTGGCTATAATATTGCGTTTCACTGCGCGGTCTATGAAGCTGCAAACAGAAAACGTCTGCTGGAGATGCTGTCTAGCTTGCTTGACAGTATTCAACTGTTTGCCCAAGAGGGTTACAAGGCTTTTGGGAGAAGTGCACAAGCTATGAAAGAGCACCGGCTTTTGGTCGACGCAATTCGCAGGCAGGATGTTGAGGCAGCAATCTCCGTCGCGAAGAAGCACATAGAAGGTGCAAAGACAGCTTACTTAAAACTCTATCCGACAGAGGGACAAGAGTGA
- a CDS encoding GntR family transcriptional regulator, with protein MGKDAGGLFDEDFRPLEVRVYQILREQILLGELKAGERLIERELAERLRISRTPVREALRKLDSEGFIEIIPRRGGIVVELTDKDILDMFRILETLEVLAVRQAAERITPSQQDMLNQIDVTDASQMIAAICEVAKNKKLTDMLRSLLDMIRATARLGREQPGRAEEAAHEHREIIKAVQAGDGDAAEEYIHLHVQQSVNAYRHQLKKQS; from the coding sequence GTGGGTAAGGATGCAGGAGGTTTGTTCGATGAGGATTTTCGCCCGCTTGAGGTAAGAGTTTATCAAATTCTTCGGGAGCAGATTTTGTTGGGGGAGTTGAAGGCTGGCGAACGCCTAATTGAACGGGAACTGGCCGAACGGCTGCGTATCAGCCGTACACCCGTGCGGGAAGCACTGCGAAAGCTGGACTCTGAAGGATTTATTGAAATCATTCCTCGTCGAGGCGGAATCGTTGTAGAATTGACCGACAAGGACATTCTTGATATGTTTCGCATCCTTGAAACGTTGGAAGTACTTGCGGTGAGACAGGCAGCAGAACGAATCACACCTTCGCAACAGGACATGTTGAATCAGATAGATGTCACAGATGCGTCCCAAATGATTGCGGCGATTTGTGAAGTTGCCAAGAACAAGAAACTGACCGATATGCTCAGGAGCCTCTTGGACATGATTCGGGCTACAGCAAGGTTGGGACGAGAGCAACCTGGGCGCGCTGAAGAGGCTGCACATGAGCACAGAGAGATTATCAAGGCTGTTCAGGCTGGAGACGGGGACGCAGCGGAAGAGTACATCCATTTGCATGTCCAACAATCAGTGAATGCCTACCGTCATCAGTTGAAGAAGCAGTCTTAA
- a CDS encoding GntR family transcriptional regulator gives MALSTDSISEQIRQILRDRILDGTFHPGQRLLEHALAEEFMVSRTPIREAVLRLEVEGLVTTNPRRGISVSMVSKEQVLELFEIRLLLEPMAVELASQRRTQAELERLREALQAMDETLSSLDDTKLDEHHAQFHKTIYQAAHSPRLLEILSGLLGDIRRFARQSYTFFGRDKEAMREHWALLDAISQGDGQRAFQLSRIHIEQSKKVYMKVYQTQTTQQ, from the coding sequence GTGGCACTTTCAACAGATTCCATCAGTGAACAAATTCGTCAGATTTTACGCGATAGAATTTTGGACGGAACGTTTCATCCAGGACAACGACTCTTAGAGCACGCTCTGGCTGAGGAATTTATGGTCAGTAGAACGCCTATCAGAGAGGCCGTTTTGAGATTGGAAGTGGAAGGACTCGTAACAACAAATCCAAGGCGGGGCATTTCAGTCAGTATGGTTAGTAAGGAACAGGTTTTGGAACTCTTTGAAATTCGGCTGTTACTCGAACCGATGGCTGTGGAACTCGCTAGTCAAAGACGCACCCAAGCTGAATTGGAGCGTTTAAGAGAAGCCCTGCAGGCAATGGACGAGACACTGTCGTCTTTGGACGACACAAAACTGGACGAACACCATGCGCAGTTTCATAAGACGATCTACCAAGCAGCCCATAGCCCAAGACTGCTTGAAATCTTATCAGGATTGCTAGGCGACATTCGACGCTTTGCACGACAAAGCTACACGTTTTTCGGACGCGATAAAGAAGCCATGCGGGAACATTGGGCTCTCCTGGACGCAATCAGCCAAGGCGACGGCCAGAGAGCCTTTCAGTTGTCAAGAATCCATATAGAACAGTCCAAGAAAGTGTATATGAAAGTGTATCAGACGCAGACAACGCAACAGTGA
- a CDS encoding ABC transporter substrate-binding protein, with protein sequence MIGKRSKNFVMWAAAPLLVTGLIAGCGTASANSSGSAQSGGGSKGSSGKLQVVKVATAEGSPSYAGLFLGEALGYFKQEGIKIESTKFSSGSDELTGLASGQIDVAQGLVSAGLINLEHKNFGIQIVADAGRNYPGKPYFALTIRKKLQNKVKTFKDLKGLTIGVVSKGNINELMLDEALAKGGLTEKDVHIKVIDSFSDLNTAMSHGAMDAAMQLEPLITKGKQQNILVPFPIGPKVYAPHEEVSVLEFGKNLLKNKSLATRYMIAYLKGVRAFDNAFVYGSKNQAKIAKIMAKDTNTSVSILEAENQPELDPNGTVYTSSIQNQINWYVKHGFVQTGLKASKIVNMSFAKAALKKIGKFQKP encoded by the coding sequence ATGATAGGAAAAAGGTCGAAAAATTTCGTGATGTGGGCAGCAGCACCGCTGCTTGTGACTGGACTGATAGCGGGTTGCGGCACAGCATCTGCCAACAGTTCGGGCAGCGCACAGTCTGGTGGTGGAAGCAAAGGGTCATCCGGAAAACTTCAAGTCGTGAAAGTAGCAACTGCAGAAGGATCACCGTCTTATGCCGGTTTGTTCCTCGGAGAAGCCTTGGGTTACTTTAAGCAGGAAGGAATTAAGATAGAGTCGACCAAATTTTCAAGCGGATCGGACGAATTAACTGGGTTAGCCTCCGGTCAAATTGATGTAGCGCAGGGTCTGGTCAGCGCCGGCCTAATTAACCTGGAACACAAGAATTTCGGCATTCAGATTGTAGCCGACGCGGGACGGAACTATCCGGGTAAACCGTATTTTGCACTCACGATTAGAAAGAAACTTCAGAATAAAGTAAAAACATTCAAGGACCTAAAAGGCTTAACCATCGGTGTCGTCTCAAAAGGAAACATCAATGAGCTCATGCTTGACGAAGCATTGGCAAAGGGCGGCCTGACGGAAAAGGACGTTCATATCAAAGTGATCGACAGTTTTTCGGATTTAAACACCGCAATGTCGCACGGTGCGATGGATGCAGCAATGCAGTTGGAACCTTTGATTACGAAAGGAAAACAGCAAAACATCCTCGTTCCCTTCCCGATTGGACCAAAGGTATACGCACCCCATGAAGAAGTCTCCGTTCTAGAGTTCGGGAAAAATCTCCTCAAAAACAAGAGCCTCGCCACACGGTATATGATTGCATATTTGAAAGGTGTACGCGCCTTTGACAACGCCTTTGTCTATGGAAGCAAAAATCAGGCTAAGATTGCCAAAATTATGGCTAAGGATACCAATACATCTGTGTCTATCCTTGAGGCCGAAAACCAGCCTGAACTGGACCCGAATGGCACCGTTTATACAAGCAGTATCCAAAACCAAATTAACTGGTATGTCAAACATGGGTTTGTACAGACCGGCTTGAAGGCGTCAAAAATTGTAAACATGAGTTTTGCCAAAGCTGCACTGAAAAAGATTGGGAAATTCCAGAAGCCGTAG
- a CDS encoding 2Fe-2S iron-sulfur cluster-binding protein: protein MVNVILHGVDGLYEQKVRPGSNLVVLAGLRKFKGLRYSCGMGRCTRCASRILAGLEFLPEPNWKEIKMVGEDKLAEGYRLLCQLEITSDIEIQQDAVPLKPAWKRIEQSKS from the coding sequence ATGGTGAACGTCATCCTGCACGGGGTGGACGGCCTGTACGAACAGAAGGTAAGACCAGGAAGTAACCTGGTTGTACTGGCCGGACTAAGGAAGTTCAAAGGGCTCCGCTATTCTTGTGGAATGGGTAGGTGTACTCGATGCGCGTCACGAATTTTAGCAGGGCTTGAGTTCCTTCCAGAACCAAACTGGAAGGAGATTAAGATGGTTGGTGAGGACAAACTCGCAGAAGGGTACCGTTTGCTCTGCCAGCTTGAAATTACAAGTGATATTGAAATTCAGCAAGATGCTGTCCCCCTTAAACCAGCATGGAAAAGAATAGAACAGTCCAAATCTTAA
- a CDS encoding ABC transporter ATP-binding protein — MSKVLNSDAAIIDEHRNNKISIRGLGKQFQVKKKIVTALDAVNLDIKQGEFACIVGPSGCGKTTLLRILAGLEKPTTGTMDMQHDDLSQPLNSMVFQEHSIFPWMSVRKNIGYGLRMRKVPKAKTNEIVDLYLEKTGLRPFGDALPHQLSGGMRQRVSVARAFANDPEILLMDEPFAALDEQNRLLLQQELVRIWEESRKTVVFITHSIDEALFLSDKVYVMTAHPGTVKESFSIDLPRPRKIEEVRASHRFMELFTEIWGLLKEEVDKSKREQGLSN, encoded by the coding sequence GTGAGTAAGGTGCTGAATAGTGACGCAGCCATAATTGATGAACATCGGAACAATAAAATTTCTATTCGGGGATTGGGAAAGCAATTTCAAGTGAAGAAGAAGATTGTAACGGCATTGGATGCGGTCAATCTCGATATTAAGCAAGGAGAGTTTGCGTGCATTGTCGGGCCAAGCGGCTGCGGTAAAACGACCCTTCTTCGTATCTTGGCCGGATTAGAGAAACCCACAACGGGAACGATGGACATGCAGCACGATGACTTGAGCCAACCGCTAAACTCCATGGTATTTCAGGAACACTCCATTTTTCCCTGGATGTCCGTGCGTAAGAACATTGGTTATGGCCTAAGAATGCGAAAGGTTCCGAAGGCAAAGACGAATGAGATTGTCGACTTGTACCTGGAGAAAACAGGGTTACGCCCCTTTGGCGACGCTTTGCCGCATCAACTGTCCGGCGGCATGCGCCAACGTGTCAGTGTCGCGCGTGCCTTCGCCAATGACCCGGAAATACTCCTGATGGACGAGCCGTTTGCAGCACTGGATGAGCAGAACAGGTTACTGTTGCAGCAGGAGCTGGTTCGAATCTGGGAGGAGTCGCGTAAAACGGTTGTGTTCATCACGCACAGCATTGACGAGGCATTGTTTCTCTCTGACAAGGTTTACGTAATGACGGCTCACCCGGGCACTGTCAAGGAGTCGTTCAGTATTGATCTCCCAAGGCCCCGTAAAATCGAAGAAGTGAGAGCAAGTCATCGATTTATGGAATTGTTCACGGAAATTTGGGGCCTGTTGAAGGAAGAAGTGGATAAATCAAAACGTGAGCAAGGTCTGTCGAACTAA
- a CDS encoding MDR family MFS transporter, with protein MNKTGVQTTNQITGQRKWWALATVLLTMFFSSMDQTVVSTAMPTIIGDLHGFDLYAWVFSAYMMASSVTVPIYGKLSDVFGRKPFYIFGLVMFGIGSAISGQADSMTALIWARGFQGIGAGAMMSMPRATIGDIFDPKERGKWMGVMGAVFGLSSILGPTIGGWITDSISWRWVFYINLPFAVLAIIGVMIALPKVRAEHRVKVDWLGSFLLVVGLVPLLLGFTWAGNKYAWGSPIELTLFIGGLVVLAVFMFWERKAADPLLTPVLFKNRIFSTSLVLGVLVAMTMFGSIMFLPVYVQGVLGLNAQGSGWVMAPMMLSFIAGSIVAGQLMSRTGRYKVLAWISGAVIVAGAFLLTRMTIHTTWPDVILNMVVLGLGIGALMPMMNVAVQNAFPYKMMGTVNSTQQFVSSLGGVIASPIFGSILAKAFANKLSHTIPSSLKQFQSKLKGINPQSLLTTQAQHKIASEFDKFGAAGHQMYLQLMDSVKTSLTFGIHRLFEFSLIFAILCFVGTFFLPETKLQGEEYYKAKDSEGDAKPKDRDAVTQN; from the coding sequence GTGAATAAAACAGGCGTACAGACAACAAACCAAATTACAGGACAACGAAAATGGTGGGCATTGGCCACTGTCCTATTGACCATGTTTTTTTCGTCCATGGACCAAACAGTAGTGTCAACCGCAATGCCGACCATCATTGGCGACCTGCATGGATTTGACTTATATGCTTGGGTATTTAGCGCATACATGATGGCTTCTTCTGTGACAGTCCCAATTTACGGAAAGCTGTCTGATGTGTTTGGCAGAAAACCTTTTTATATCTTTGGACTCGTGATGTTTGGCATCGGGTCTGCCATTTCAGGTCAGGCCGATTCAATGACTGCGCTGATTTGGGCTCGAGGGTTCCAAGGTATCGGTGCAGGAGCCATGATGAGCATGCCTCGCGCGACCATTGGAGACATATTTGATCCAAAGGAACGCGGTAAATGGATGGGTGTCATGGGAGCTGTGTTTGGTCTCTCCAGTATTTTGGGACCAACTATCGGCGGCTGGATTACGGATTCGATATCTTGGCGCTGGGTCTTCTACATTAACCTGCCGTTTGCCGTCTTGGCTATCATCGGTGTCATGATTGCCTTACCCAAAGTTCGTGCAGAACACCGTGTCAAAGTGGACTGGCTTGGTTCGTTCCTGCTCGTAGTTGGACTGGTCCCGCTTCTCCTCGGTTTCACATGGGCCGGCAACAAATACGCATGGGGTTCCCCAATCGAACTGACACTGTTTATCGGCGGATTAGTTGTGCTGGCTGTATTCATGTTCTGGGAACGAAAAGCGGCCGATCCGTTGCTTACACCGGTATTGTTTAAAAACCGGATTTTCAGCACATCTTTGGTACTGGGCGTGCTGGTTGCCATGACGATGTTTGGCAGCATCATGTTTCTGCCAGTGTATGTACAGGGTGTACTTGGACTCAATGCTCAAGGCAGCGGCTGGGTCATGGCGCCCATGATGCTAAGTTTCATTGCGGGAAGTATTGTGGCCGGGCAACTGATGTCCAGAACCGGGCGTTACAAGGTACTTGCATGGATCAGCGGGGCAGTCATTGTGGCTGGTGCATTTCTGCTAACGAGGATGACCATTCACACCACGTGGCCTGATGTCATCTTGAACATGGTAGTGCTCGGCCTCGGTATTGGAGCGCTCATGCCGATGATGAACGTCGCGGTCCAGAACGCGTTCCCATACAAAATGATGGGTACCGTCAATTCGACACAACAATTCGTCAGTTCTTTGGGCGGCGTTATTGCGTCTCCTATTTTCGGTTCGATTCTGGCGAAGGCCTTTGCAAATAAGCTCTCACATACGATTCCCAGTTCTCTGAAACAGTTCCAGAGCAAACTCAAAGGCATTAACCCTCAGTCACTGCTGACAACGCAGGCACAACATAAGATTGCATCAGAGTTCGACAAATTTGGAGCTGCAGGACACCAGATGTATCTGCAATTGATGGATTCAGTGAAAACATCCCTAACTTTTGGTATCCATCGTCTGTTTGAATTTAGCTTGATTTTTGCCATCCTGTGCTTTGTAGGAACGTTCTTTCTCCCAGAAACGAAATTGCAAGGAGAAGAGTACTATAAAGCCAAGGATTCGGAAGGCGATGCAAAACCGAAAGACAGAGATGCCGTAACACAGAACTGA
- a CDS encoding chromate transporter — translation MMNLLHVLWGFFVANILGYGGGPSSIPLMQVQIVHHYHWMNNTQFANVLALGNALPGPIATKIAAFVGYGASGWAGFFIAIAATVLPSCLGLIVLLKILNKYRTSSVVKGMTALVQPVIAILMVLLTWEIGRDAVHGIGVLQSVIIAAVALWVIHFKKWHPAFVIVAAFVYGGIVLPRFGV, via the coding sequence ATGATGAACTTGCTGCACGTGCTTTGGGGCTTCTTTGTGGCCAATATTCTTGGCTACGGCGGAGGTCCTTCGTCCATTCCTTTGATGCAAGTCCAAATTGTTCATCACTATCACTGGATGAACAATACGCAGTTTGCAAATGTATTAGCGTTGGGAAATGCTTTACCGGGTCCCATTGCGACAAAAATCGCTGCCTTTGTCGGGTATGGAGCCAGTGGATGGGCAGGTTTTTTCATCGCAATTGCAGCAACTGTTCTTCCATCCTGCTTGGGGCTCATCGTGTTGTTGAAAATTCTCAATAAATACCGCACTTCGTCAGTGGTGAAAGGGATGACGGCCCTTGTGCAACCTGTCATCGCTATTTTGATGGTGCTTTTGACCTGGGAAATTGGCCGGGACGCAGTGCACGGCATTGGAGTTTTGCAATCAGTTATTATTGCAGCCGTAGCGTTGTGGGTCATTCATTTTAAGAAGTGGCACCCAGCTTTCGTCATTGTTGCAGCCTTTGTCTACGGAGGCATTGTATTGCCTCGGTTTGGGGTTTAG
- a CDS encoding aspartate dehydrogenase, translated as MKVGLIGYGAIGKDVAQRIQSAKLPGLELISIFSRTRSSHVPIMTTDFSHFLSLKPNLVIEAAGQAAVRTFVPQLVQRGISVAVCSVGAFTDKAFEQQMHQQALRHNAKIYFPSCALGGLDRICAAKEGSLQTVQLQTRKPPTSWYGTEVESRLDLEQLSVPTRVFTGTARQAAQKYPQNANVSAALGLAGGGLDETRVEVWVDPDIHQNVHVVSVQGDSGLFSFEIRNAPSENPKTGVIVAMSIMKLLRNLHDPFVIGI; from the coding sequence ATGAAGGTGGGATTGATAGGTTATGGGGCCATTGGGAAGGACGTTGCACAGCGGATTCAATCGGCTAAATTACCTGGTCTAGAGCTCATTTCAATATTCAGTCGCACGAGATCCAGTCACGTGCCCATCATGACGACGGATTTCTCCCATTTTCTCAGTCTAAAGCCAAATCTCGTTATTGAAGCAGCAGGCCAAGCAGCGGTCCGTACTTTTGTCCCGCAACTCGTTCAAAGGGGTATCTCAGTGGCGGTTTGCAGTGTGGGGGCTTTTACAGACAAGGCGTTCGAACAACAGATGCACCAACAGGCTTTAAGACACAACGCCAAAATATACTTCCCATCTTGTGCTCTCGGCGGATTAGACCGCATTTGCGCGGCAAAGGAAGGCAGTCTACAGACAGTTCAGTTGCAGACGCGAAAGCCTCCGACATCCTGGTATGGAACGGAGGTGGAAAGTCGCCTGGATTTGGAACAACTGTCTGTACCAACACGGGTCTTTACGGGGACAGCCAGGCAAGCGGCGCAAAAATACCCCCAGAACGCGAATGTCTCGGCGGCACTCGGTCTCGCTGGCGGGGGGCTGGACGAAACCAGGGTGGAAGTGTGGGTAGATCCGGATATTCATCAAAACGTACATGTTGTGTCGGTGCAAGGGGACTCTGGTTTGTTCTCATTTGAAATCAGAAATGCTCCATCTGAAAACCCAAAAACGGGTGTGATTGTCGCGATGAGCATTATGAAGCTTCTTCGCAACTTGCACGACCCGTTTGTGATTGGGATATGA
- a CDS encoding chromate transporter, protein MNPKAYREIALAMLRTGMLGYGGGPAIIPLFRYEAVDRYQWIDDTEFGEILAVANTLPGPIATKMAAYLGYRVKGAAGAISAVVIHILPTTLAMVLLLNALTWFRQSPIVHGMIAAVNPVIVVMLGLMAYDFTKKSWKGLGKAAGTGFALTALLLLAVLNLNPAIVVLAFLAYGTVHFRFTKYLTKNRSQSVAKGTTESQNPTMKQ, encoded by the coding sequence ATCAATCCAAAAGCCTACCGAGAAATCGCGTTGGCCATGTTGCGAACCGGAATGCTTGGGTACGGAGGAGGACCCGCGATTATACCGTTGTTTCGTTATGAGGCAGTCGACCGGTACCAGTGGATTGACGACACTGAGTTTGGTGAGATATTAGCCGTCGCCAATACTCTGCCAGGTCCTATCGCCACAAAAATGGCCGCATACCTAGGATACCGCGTCAAGGGTGCAGCAGGGGCAATTAGCGCTGTGGTTATTCATATTCTTCCTACTACCCTGGCCATGGTTTTGCTGCTAAACGCGTTGACATGGTTTCGCCAATCACCAATCGTTCACGGCATGATTGCAGCAGTTAACCCAGTCATTGTGGTGATGTTAGGCCTGATGGCCTACGATTTTACCAAGAAATCCTGGAAAGGCTTGGGGAAAGCGGCTGGAACGGGATTTGCCCTTACAGCTCTTTTGCTCTTGGCCGTTCTGAACTTGAATCCAGCGATTGTTGTCCTGGCGTTTTTGGCCTACGGCACAGTGCATTTTAGGTTCACAAAATATCTAACAAAAAACAGGAGTCAGTCTGTGGCAAAGGGCACAACGGAGTCGCAGAATCCCACAATGAAGCAGTAA